In Pantoea phytobeneficialis, one genomic interval encodes:
- a CDS encoding acyltransferase family protein has protein sequence MNNIGLNLLKTLACMTAVSFFTMYQSYDRYNYNYSLALNILSFISTIATPLYFLLSGYLDAGQKHSPNWQLEKIRRILLIFLFWFSFFWFAGVQNKGYLIQPWFVISLILIYVSQPVIDRLLLFPGKMASIIFVLLLAAFLYDILAVLYPNTRAFSLLPQYRIWTWVLYYLSGRLMALPGVVQLLQSIRVVRLSLLLLPVVYLFTWLYERYYFIARFITTGNDFVLTGSQVYFLVILMAISVNGITVPAHWKKVPALFATLGKTMTGVYILHYLVFNILAWSISIRSLADKIMVICLTVVVSMMISLLLLQIPGVKKLISL, from the coding sequence ATGAATAATATCGGGTTGAATTTGTTGAAAACCCTGGCATGTATGACGGCGGTCTCCTTTTTCACGATGTATCAGAGCTACGACCGCTACAACTATAATTACAGCCTCGCGCTGAATATCCTGAGTTTTATCTCCACCATCGCCACGCCGCTCTACTTTTTGTTGAGCGGCTATCTCGATGCCGGACAGAAGCACAGTCCGAACTGGCAGTTGGAGAAGATCCGGCGCATTTTGCTGATCTTTCTCTTTTGGTTTAGTTTTTTCTGGTTTGCCGGGGTGCAAAATAAAGGCTATCTGATTCAACCGTGGTTTGTGATTTCCCTGATTTTGATTTATGTCTCGCAACCGGTGATTGACCGCCTGCTTCTTTTCCCTGGCAAAATGGCGTCGATTATTTTTGTGCTGCTGTTGGCCGCTTTCCTGTATGACATTTTGGCCGTGCTCTACCCGAATACACGCGCTTTCTCGCTGTTACCGCAATATCGTATCTGGACCTGGGTGTTGTATTACTTATCTGGTCGTCTGATGGCGTTGCCAGGCGTGGTACAACTGCTGCAATCGATACGGGTGGTACGGCTCAGTTTGTTATTACTGCCTGTGGTGTATCTGTTTACCTGGCTTTATGAACGTTATTATTTTATCGCGCGCTTTATCACTACCGGCAATGATTTCGTACTGACCGGCTCCCAGGTCTATTTCCTGGTGATTCTGATGGCGATTAGCGTCAACGGGATAACGGTGCCTGCGCACTGGAAAAAGGTGCCCGCGCTGTTCGCCACCCTCGGTAAAACTATGACCGGGGTTTATATTCTGCATTACCTGGTGTTCAACATCCTCGCCTGGTCGATTTCCATCCGTTCGCTGGCCGATAAGATCATGGTGATTTGCCTGACTGTGGTGGTATCAATGATGATTTCGTTGCTGTTGTTACAGATTCCCGGAGTGAAAAAACTGATTAGCTTGTGA
- a CDS encoding DUF1428 domain-containing protein: MPYVDGFVVPVPLDKKEAYLAMAAKAAPLFKEFGATRIVECWADDVPDGKLTDFRMAVKAEEEETVVFSWIEYPSKEVRDAANEKLMADPRMKEMGETMPFDGKRMIYGGFSPILDE; the protein is encoded by the coding sequence ATGCCTTATGTTGATGGATTTGTTGTGCCGGTCCCGCTGGATAAAAAAGAGGCCTATCTGGCAATGGCGGCTAAGGCCGCGCCTTTGTTTAAGGAATTCGGCGCGACCCGTATTGTTGAATGCTGGGCGGATGATGTACCAGACGGCAAACTCACCGACTTCCGTATGGCGGTCAAAGCTGAAGAGGAAGAAACGGTGGTGTTTAGCTGGATTGAATATCCTTCCAAAGAGGTACGTGATGCCGCTAATGAAAAACTGATGGCCGATCCGCGCATGAAAGAGATGGGCGAGACTATGCCGTTTGATGGCAAACGCATGATTTACGGTGGTTTCTCACCCATTCTTGATGAATGA
- a CDS encoding RipA family octameric membrane protein: MRIIIDQADQPFIQSLFGEKVESIETESPQAKQLHQALQVARQQVNTEAELDWKRSALFLALFVFLYAGLGASLTLDLTANSSSHKSIAYALEAVPVLIAFSGFFLSLLFLFFTRSSARRVRNWERGILLLEKYTACNLSHQINMMGARTTHYSQPTITISLALFISVTWVVMYNFFTFTTSGVIGSVISLFISTMTYVILDLQLLKSGQQSEIDEPLIPADDEKEKD; the protein is encoded by the coding sequence ATGCGCATTATCATTGATCAGGCTGACCAGCCCTTTATCCAGAGCTTATTTGGCGAGAAAGTTGAGAGCATCGAAACAGAATCTCCCCAGGCGAAACAACTGCATCAGGCCCTTCAGGTTGCCCGCCAGCAGGTAAATACCGAGGCAGAACTGGACTGGAAACGCAGCGCCTTATTCCTCGCGCTGTTTGTGTTCCTCTATGCGGGACTGGGTGCGTCGCTGACCTTAGATCTCACCGCCAACAGCTCCAGCCATAAAAGCATTGCTTATGCGCTGGAAGCAGTGCCGGTATTGATCGCCTTTTCCGGGTTTTTCCTTTCTCTGCTGTTCCTGTTTTTTACCCGCAGTAGTGCACGCCGGGTACGTAACTGGGAACGCGGCATTCTGTTGCTGGAAAAGTACACCGCCTGCAACCTGAGCCATCAAATCAATATGATGGGCGCGCGCACCACGCATTATTCTCAGCCAACGATCACCATCTCACTGGCGTTATTTATCAGCGTGACCTGGGTGGTGATGTATAACTTTTTCACTTTTACCACCAGCGGCGTAATTGGTAGCGTGATCTCCTTGTTTATCAGCACTATGACTTATGTGATCCTCGATCTTCAGTTACTTAAGTCCGGCCAGCAGAGCGAAATTGATGAACCGTTGATCCCCGCTGATGACGAAAAAGAGAAAGATTAA